From a region of the Castanea sativa cultivar Marrone di Chiusa Pesio chromosome 10, ASM4071231v1 genome:
- the LOC142613454 gene encoding putative disease resistance protein RGA4, with amino-acid sequence MAEALIKVAEGIIGQLAKPALQEIVLLWGVKGELDKLRNTVLSIKAVILDAEEKQAQNGAISDWLRKLTDVLYEADDLLDDFSTEVLQREVMTRNKKAKEVRIFFSKSNQLAYGLKMGHKIKAIKGRLDAIDVDKNRYKLEGRPRETQVTNSVRKTHGCVSVEAKYFIGREVDQKVIIERLLDSNIEENVSVLPIVGIGGLGKTTLAQYVFNDDKINSHFHKKLWVCISDDFDVERIVEKILENATGKKQEKLEMSTLINVLHKEIDEMRYLLVLDDVWNDNAEKWDKLKGSLLCGARGSRILVTTREKKVANISKTMEPHFLGGLNEEESWSLF; translated from the coding sequence ATGGCGGAAGCTCTCATCAAAGTTGCTGAGGGAATCATTGGCCAATTGGCAAAGCCTGCTCTCCAAGAGATTGTCCTGCTCTGGGGTGTCAAGGGTGAGCTTGATAAGCTCAGGAACACGGTTTTATCCATCAAAGCTGTCATTCTGGATGCAGAGGAGAAACAGGCGCAAAATGGTGCCATCAGTGATTGGCTGAGAAAGCTGACAGATGTACTTTATGAAGCGGATGACTTGCTGGATGACTTTTCCACTGAAGTTTTACAACGGGAAGTGATGACCAGGAATAAGAAGGCGAAAGAGGTACGCATCTTCTTCTCCAAATCAAACCAGCTTGCATATGGTCTTAAAATGGGTCATAAGATTAAGGCAATTAAGGGGAGGTTAGATGCCATTGATGTAGATAAGAATAGGTACAAGTTAGAGGGACGTCCTAGGGAGACACAAGTCACTAATAGTGTGAGAAAGACTCATGGTTGTGTAAGTGTTGAAGCTAAATACTTTATTGGAAGAGAGGTTGATCAGAAAGTGATCATAGAACGTTTATTGGATTCCAATATTGAAGAGAATGTTTCAGTCCTTCCTATAGTAGGTATAGGAGGACTAGGTAAGACCACTTTAGCTCAATATGTATTCAATGATGATAAAATTAATAgtcattttcataaaaaattgtgGGTCTGCATCTCAGACGATTTTGATGTAGAAAGGATTGTTGAGAAAATCCTAGAAAATGCAACAGgtaagaaacaagaaaaacttGAAATGAGCACGTTGATAAATGTTCTTCATAAAGAAATAGATGAAATGAGATACTTACTTGTATTAGATGATGTGTGGAATGATAATGCAGAAAAATGGGATAAGTTAAAAGGATCTCTACTATGTGGTGCAAGAGGCAGTAGAATATTGGTAACTACACGTGAGAAGAAGGTTGCTAATATTTCAAAAACTATGGAACCACACTTTTTAGGGGGTTTAAATGAAGAGGAGTCTTGGTCTTTATTTTAG